The genomic interval ATCCGGCAGCCTTGCAAAATGTCTGCATCTGACAAATCCCTGCCTCTGCGGGCTCCCGGGTGCAGGGCCGCCCCTAGCCCCAGCCCTCAGCCCCTCACACGACCTGCAGGCTGCGCTCATGCCCGTCCAGCTGGACCTTGAGCTTGTGGAGCTCCTCGATCTCGCGGTTGTGGCGCTCCGTTTTGTGGCGCACCAGAGAGCGGTAGAAGTGGATGGTGAAGACCACGAAGATGAGGCCCACGGGCACCATGATGATGGTGGACACCAGCGCGGCCTGCCAGCCCGTGTGGCTCCCGGGGCCGGGCGGGGGACCAGGCTGGCGCCGGGCGTCCACGGGGAGGAATTTGATCCAGCAGAGCAGCACCACCTCGGCCAGGAAGAGCAGGATGCCTAGCACGGTGGAGAAGCCCCAGGCCAGCTCGATGTAGGGGTGCATGCGCTCATGCGGAGACTCGCTGATGGAGTTCAGGTTGTGGATGTTGCTCACCGCCTCCACGTTGGGCAGGATGCAGGTGCTGATGAGGAGGGCGAACAGGTGCACGGCCACCAGCACCGTGGTGCAGGCACTGAAGGCAATCAGCAGCGGCCGAGGGTACTGGTACTGCGTCTCCAGCTGCACCTCCACCATGGCCACCTGTGGGGACAGCAGACAGGTGGTGCTGGGTGTGGGGAGGGCAAGGCGTGGCCCCACCAGGGCCACCTGCCAGGCAGAGCAGGGGCTGGGCCAGGTTCGGGGGACAGGGTAGCCATGGGCTCTCCTGCCGGCGGGACTCACCCATGTTCTGGGCCCTTGAAGACCAGAGGGCAACCTCCTCACTGATCAAATGTTTCACATTTTCCTTCGTTCCAATTAGCTAAAGAAGACTGCACtgagaaaaaaatctcagcaGTACAGaagaggccagtgtggtggctcacgcctgtaatcccagcactttgggaggccaaggctggtggatcacttgaggctaggagttggagatcagcctggccaacatggtgaacccctgtctctactaaaaatacaaaaagtagccgggcgtggtggcaggcacctgtaatcccagctactcgggaagctgaggcaggagaatcgcttgaacctgggaggcggaggttgcagtgagccaagatcgcgccactacactccagcctgggcgacaaaatgagactctgtctcaaaacaaaacaagccacaaaagtttaaaaaagaaaggaaaaagaaagaaagagagagaggaaggaaggaaggaagggaggagggagggagggaaaaactGGCCGAgtacaatggttcatgcctgtaatcccagtggtttggaaggctgaggcaagaggatcacctgaggccaggaattccaggctgctgtgagccccgatcacaccactgcactccagcttgggggacagagggagaccgtgtctctacaaaaaatatacaacattagccgggcatggtggcacacgcctgtagtcccagctactggggagactgaggtgggaggatcgcttgaacccgggagatccaggctgcaatgagctaggatcacaccactgcacttcagcccatgtgacagagcgagacctcgtttctacaaaaaaaggaaactgacctttcaaagataaaaattggccagacgcgatgactcatgcctgtactccttcctttgggaggcagaggcaggaggatcgcttgaacccaggagtttagactagcctaggcaacatagtgagagtccatcttgacaaaaaaaaaactacccttTTAAAACATAACAACTGAAACTGCCGACAGTCCCCAGACTCAGAGCTGCACACCTGGAAGGCCTCAGACAGACCACGTGGTGCCTCCTCAGCAGAGGCCAAAAGCCCAGTGAGAGCCAGCATCTCTAAAGCCCAGGAAAAGTGACGGAAGTGAGGCCGAGggtgaggagggaaaggaggcatGGCTGGGCCTCCTGAGGAAGCAAAATCATCAATCACAGTCGTAGGTTACAGCAGGTAtggtctaaaacaaacaaaccaaggaATGGCAGGCTCTGCATGGTGTCTTGAAATGTGaggtcagccaggcgtggtggctcacgcctgtaatcccagcactttgggagggcgaggcaagtggatcgcttgaggtcaggagttggagaccagcctggcccccatggtgaaaccccgtttctactaaaaatacaaaaaattagctggtcctggtggcgggcacctgtcatcccggctactcgggaggctgaggcaggagaattgcttgaacccaggaggcagaggttgcagtgagtggagatcatgccactgtactccagcaagAAAGAAGCCAGGGGAAGATTCTTCTACCCACTATGTTTCCCTCCTAGACCTAAGCCatccctgttttaaaaaaaaaaaaaaggccgggcgtggtggctcaagcctgtaatcccagcactttgggaggctgagacgggcggatcacgaggtcaggagattgagaccatcctggctaacactgtgaaaccccgtctctactaaaaaatacaaaaaactgccgggcgatgtggcgggcgcctgtactcccagctactcgggaggctgaggcaggagaatggtgtgaacccgggaggcggagcttgcagtgagctgagatccggccactgcactccagcccgggcgacagagcgagactccatctcaaaaaaaaaaaaactcaggccaggtgtggtggctcatgcctgtaatcccagcactttaggaagccaagggggtacggatcacttgaggtcaggagtttgagagcagcctggccaacacggcaaaaactctttctctgtgaaaaatacaaaaatgaaccgggcatggtggcttgtgcctgtagtcccagctactcgggaggctgaggcagaagaatcgcttgaatccgggaggcagaggtttcagtgagctgagatcatgccactgcactccagcctgggtgacagagtgagaccctgccacaaaaaaataaaataaaataaaataaaataaaaaataactcaggaggctgggccccagagttggaggctgcagtgagctatgaatgcaccactgcaccccagcctgggcaatagagcgataTCCTGTCTGGGAAcgaataaagtaaaaaataaaataaaataatatatttgaagatTTCATAATGTCCTTCAGCAACTGCCACCTCTTAGTGGTGATGGAACGCTTCCTAGATAAAAgatatggctgggcgtggtggctcatgcctgtaatcccagccctttgggaagctgaagtgggcagatcacttgaggtcaggagctcgagaccagcctgatcaacgtggcaaaaccccatctctactaaaaatacaaaaattagccgagcatggtggtgggcgcctgtagtcccaactactcgggaggttgaggtaggagaatctcttgaacccgggaggcgaaggttgcagtgagccagatcgcgccactgcactccagcctgggcgacagagcgagactatatgtcaaaaaaaaaaaaaaaaaagaagaagaagaagacatggCAGTCCTAGTAGACCAGAGCTGAACAGCAATTCACCAATAATACAGCTGGGGCTATTGTGAAACGTATCCAAAAACCAGTAGCCACAGAACATGGGCTGAGGGATAGTTTTTCTCAGTGTGGCCCTGGGTTGGCTATGGTCACCTCAAAGGATATGGCCCAAGTGACAAATATTACAAACCACAGAGGCCTCCaagacaggaaataaaaatgattaggAGGTAGTGGGCAGGGCTCGCAAAAAGTGGTTTTGTTCCGCCTTAAGAGGAGAAAAGGGGCTGAGTGAGGTgcctcacacctgtgatcccagcactttggaaggctaaggcgggagatcacttaaaaccaggagttcaagaccagcccgggcaacaaagcgagacccccatctctatttaaaaaaaaaaaaaggccgggcgcggtggctcagcctgtaatcccagcactttgggaggccgagacgggcggatcacgaggtcaggagatcgagaccatcctggctaacatggtgaaaccccatctctactaaaaatacaaaaaactagccgggtgaggtggtgggcgcctgtagtcccagctactcgggaggctgaggcaggagaatggcgtgaacccgggaggcggagcttgcagtgagctgagaaccggccactgcactccagcctgggcgacagagcgagactccgtctcaaaaaaaaaaaaaaaaaaaagaagaagaaaagagaaggcaattttttactgtgtttatgcagaattctttttaatttaaattatattttttgtttgtttgtttgtttgtttgttttgagacggagtctcgctctgtcgcccaggctggagtgcagtggtcggatctcagctcactgcaagctccgccccccgggtttacaccattctcctgcctcagcctcccaagtagctgggactacaggtgcctgccaccttgcccagctagttttttgtatatttttagtagagacggggtttcaccgtgttcgctaggatggtctcaatctcctgacctcatgatccgctcgtctcggcctcccaaagtgctgagattacagacttgagccaccgtgcccggcctttttttttttttaattgagacagagtctcgctctgttgcccaggctggagtgcagtggcgctatctcggctcactacctctgcttcctgggttcaagcgattctccttcctcagtctccccaatagcccaccatggctaattttttttgtttgtttgttttgagatggagtcttgctctgttgcccagggtggagtgcagtggcatgatctcggctcaccccaacctccccttcccaggttcaagtgatcctcctgctttagcttcctgagaagctggggttataggtgccagccaccatgcctggctattttttttttttttttgagatggagtttcgctctgccacagaggctggagtgcagtacagcgatctcagctcactgcaaccttcgcctcccgggttcaagtgattctcgtgcctcagcctcccgagcagctgggactacaggggtgtgccaccacacataactaagtttttgtttttttagtagagacggggtttcaccgtgttagccagggtggtctccatctcctgacctcgtgatctgcccgcctcagtctcccaaaatgcttggattacaagtgtgaaccactgcgcccggcctaagttttgtattttcagtagagacagtgtttcaccaggtcggccaggatggtctccaattcctgacctcaagtgatctgctcacctcggtctcccaaaatgctgggattacaggcataagccatggtgcccggccttccttttcatatttttagtagagactgggtttccccatgttggccaggctgatctggaactcctgacctcaagtgatccacccgcctcagtctcccaaagtgctgggattacagtgaaccaccacgcctggcctgtgtaGAGGTTTTATGAGGCGGGCCTCAGATCACTGGTTCTCCGTGTTGGGGGAAGAATACGCATCAAGAAATAAGCTTCAGGTTAGGTATAAGCACGCGTTGCTAGACAAAGGAACAGCTTCTAATGAGGGAAGACACGCTATAAAGGGCGAACTCTACCTAGCAATCTGTACCTCTGCCTGTTCCCAGGGCCCTGCCCCGACTCAGCTACAGTTTCTGATGATTTGTACTTGTCACTTATTTTTCCCAAGCTGCCCTGCAGTCTGAAGAATGATCTGACCTAATGACGCTATGCTAATCTAATCAAGCAGGTGCACTGCGGCTCCGCCCGAGTCTCAGCTCCACGCCAGACGGGTCATTTGCTTCCCACTGCAGCTGGCGCTCTGTATCTCTGAGTTccacatctgcagattcaatCCACTGCGGGTCAGAAAtacttgggggaaaaaacaaaatgaaacaacgATATTTTCCCCTTGGCATAAggtgaagaaaaaataacaaacaaacaaacaaaaaaaaacccagcctgggcaacacagcaagacccacctcttttttttttttttttttttttttgagatgcagtcttgctctgttgcccaggctggagtgcagtggcgccatctcagctcagtgcaacctcccctcccgggttcaagcaattctccatctcagcctccagagtagccaggattacgggcacctgccaccatgtccgtctaatttttgtatttttagtagagacggggtttcaccatcttggccaggctggtcttgaacacctgacctcatgatccacccacctcggcctcgcaaagtgctggcattacaggcgtgagccacagaaCCCAGCCTCCAActcttttagatggagtcttgctctgtcacccaagctggagtgtggtggcgccatcttggctcactgcaccctccacctcccaggttcaagcgatcttcctgcctcagcctcttgagtagctgggattacaggcacgtgccaccaagcctggctaatttttgtatgtttagtagagacagggttccaccatgttggctaggctggtcttgaactcctgacttcaggtgatctgcccgcctcagcctcccaaagtgctgggattacaggcatgagccactgtgcccagtcagctttttcttttaaattgtatcATCAGTCTAACAATTGAGCCTCTGGcctatagaaaaacaatagaggccgggtgtggtggctcacgcctgtaatactagcactttgggaggccgaggtgggtggatcacctgaggttaggagttcaagaccagcctggccaacatggtgaaaccccatctctactaagaatatgaaaattagctgggtgtggtgacgtgtgcttgtagtcccagctacttgggaggctgaggcaggagaatcacttgaatccaggaggcggaggttgcagtgacctgaaatcacactactgcactccagcctgggtgacagagcaagactccatctcaaaactaaaacaaacaaaaagaaaaacaagaattgtTTTCACATAAGGAAACAGGCTGGACAAGttataatgctagcactttgggaggccaaggtgggaaaatcacctgagagttcaagactgcagtgggccatgattgcacccccgcactctagcctaggcaacagagcagagaacttgtctctaaaaaaaaaaaaaggccgggcgcggtggctcaagcctgtaatcccagcactttgggaggccgagacgggcggatcacgaggtcaggagatcgagaccatcctggctaacacggtgaaaccccgtctctactaaaaaatactaaaaaactagccgggcgaggtggcgggcgcctgtagtcccagctactcgggaggctgaggcaggagaatggcgtgaacccgggaggcggagcttgcagtgagctgagatccggccactgcactccagcctgggcgacagagcgagactccgtctcaaaaaaaaaaaaaaaaaattagccaggcgtggtggcacgtgcctataattccagctactcaggaggctgagacaggaggatggcttgagcccaggaagtagaggctgcagtgagccatgatcacaccgctgccctctccagcctgggcaacagacagggaccctgtctctaaaaacaaaacaaaacaaaaaaaaatcacttccgCCCAATAGGACCTGTAAGCACACTGTTGTATCCTCACTGTGAGTCCTTAACCTCTGGGACAATTCCCTCCAGGGGTGTGGGTCAGCGGCTTTGGAATCAACAGGAGATGGGCCCCTTGTCAGAACCACAGCTTTGTCCGAAACTGACTCTTGTCCTAGGGGATGACTCAGAGGGAAGGCGGCCACCGGGAGCCAGGCCAAAAGCTCTGCTTTGTCACCCTGGAGGCCACATTCCAGGAACTTCTGCATCGCTAACTGGGCTAAACAGATCCAACCCCAATCAATCCCTGGGGCCCTGCTCAGAGATCCCTGAGAGCTCCAAACTTTTGGGTGGTGCCCAAGATGGGGCAGACGTGGGCACTTTTCTCCAGGAAACCCTGTATCATGCAgcaatttgatttgattttacctttttaattaattaatttatttattttgagacaaagtctcactcttgaccgggctggagtatagtggtgcgaccttggctcactgcatcctccggcctcccaggttcaagcgattcttttgtctcagtctcctgagtagctgggattacaggcgcctgccaccatacccagctcattttttttgtacttttagtagagacggtgtttcactgtgttggtcaggctggttttgaactcctgatctcaagtgatccacccaactcggcctcccaaagtgttgggattacaggcatgagccactgcgccgggccaaaataaataaataaattttattttttctttttagagatgggttctcactctgacgtccaggctggagtgaagtcaTGTGATCATAACGCATTGaggcctcggcctcctgggctcaagtgatcctcccgcctcagcctcccaaatagttggggctataggtgcgtgccaccacgtgcggctaattatttattttatttttgtaaagacaggggtcttgctgtgttgcccaggctggtctcaaactcctggcctcaagctattctcccgccttggcctcccaaagtgctgggattacaggtgtgagtcactgcacctgagcTACTATAATTACCCTGCACCAACCTCCCTCCTTGCTAAGCAAGTTCTTGATGTGAACAGGACAGAGTGGGCTTTCTGAAGATTCTCAGGCTGGGAGCCCCCAGCATACTCCCAGCACCCCCACTCACGTTGACAGAGTCACCCAAGTCCCATCCGGTGGGACTCGGGCGGATGCTTTCCCCTGGTCCATCCTGGCTGCCAGAGACTGGAGGGAACGCTTTGGTCCCCGAGGCATCCCGGGACCTCAGTTAGCAAAGCCCATCTGACCAGCGAGCTCCTCACCTGGCGCACACACTCACCATGGCGAAGCCGGAGAGGAGGGCGGAGGTCCTGCTGGAGGCCTTCAGCTTGGCCCTGCTCAGGTAGAGCTTCCGCCACGACAGGGCCTGTACCGAGTGGTGATTGGAGGTGACCAGTTCCAGGTAGCTGCGGCGGACCCAGTCCCGGTAATCCATGCCCTTGTGGCCGGGCTCCGGGCAGGCAGGAGTAGAGGGGTCAACAGGCACGTTGAGCTCAGCGCTCATGGTGGGAGCCAGGCTGAAGGTGGGAGAGAGACATGCTCAGGCATCCTAGGTTACTGCGGCCTGGAAGAGCTAGACTCTAAGCCCATTCAACCTACAGAGGCTGCCGTATACAGCCCACGCCAGAGCCCAGGGGTTTAGAAAGTGCCCAGGACCTAAAGTTAtgattgtttgtttgcttttgagacagtgtctcgctctgtcgcccaggctgcagtgcagtggggcaatctcacctcactggaaactctggctcccaggttcaagtaattctcctgctcagtctcctgagtagctgggattataggtgtgagctaccacacccggctaatttttgtatttttaatacagacagggtttcatcatgttggtcaggctggtctcgaactcctgacctcaagtgatccgcctgcctcagcctcccaaagtgctgggattacaggtatgagccactgtgcccagcctccaggacCTAAAGTTCTGAAACCTGGATTTGACTCTACTGTGTGATTCTGAGCATGACAGCTGACCTTTCTGACCTGGCTCTTTCATCTTGAGAATGGGGATATTTCCACCTATGggacttttaatttattttattttacatatttttttgagacaatctcgctgagtcacccaggctggagtgcagtggtgcaatctctgctcactgccacctccaactcccagattcaagcgattctcctgcctcagcctcccaagtacctgggactacaggcacccgccaccagacctggctaatttttgtattcttagtagagatggagtttcaccatgttggacaggctggtctcgaactcctgacctcaggtgatgcaactgcctcagcctcccaagatgatgggattacaggtgtgagccaccgcgcctggccttcaacTTAAATTTTGATCATTACAGTTCACCCTAAGAAAAATACTGGACTTACAAAACTAAAGCCACATCCAAGCTACAAGGCAAACTTTTAGcaagatgaaaaatgaaatccACCAACTCACATGACCATATTTTAAGGAGAAACAGACGGCGGAGATGCCTGGACTCATACCTGGTAGACATCTGGTTTGACTAACATGGATTAAACATCAGAAGGACGGATCTGTCAAGATTTGTGAATTTAAACCTAAATCTCCACTAAGTAGGGGATTGGCGGTCGCGTGTGTCCTAAGGAGCTGGGTTGCTCGGCCGCACGCCAGGATCCAGTTCTAATTAATCTGCAGGGCATGCTTCAAGAGCACAGGCACCTTGTGGTTTACTTGGCATCAGAAAGAGTGACTttttcagcctggccaacatggtgaaaccctgtttccactaaaaaataaaaaattagctgggcgtggtggtgggtgcctgtaatcccagctactggggaggctgaggcagaggcctgagaatcgcttgaaccctgtaggcggaggttacagtgagccaagactgcgccactgtactctagcctgagtgacagagcaagaactctgtctcaagaaaggagaggagaggagaggggaggggagcggaggggagaggaaaggaaaggggaaaggaaaggaaaggaaagaggaaaggaaaggaaagagggaaggaaagagggaaggaaagagggaaggaaagagggaaggaaagagggaaggaaagagggaaggaaaaagggaaggaaaaagggaagggaagggaagggagtaaCTTCTATGTCCAGGCCCACATAGGCCCTGTGGAAAGTCTGCTTCAGGCTGTTACACACAGATCCGTGTTCTAGGTCCCAGGGAGCATGGCTGGGGTGGATGGGTGGAGTGGGGGGTGCTTAACAGGGTCAGCAGCTGAGGAAAAGCCCCAAACTTAGTCCATCCATGCCCGAGTCAAGCCCCCATAATTGAAAATGCCCTAATTTGGAAATTACGCAGGAAGGTGCTGGAGGTGGAAAACCATGTCGCCTTTCCCTTTGTTCTCAACAAGGCTGCAAAGCCACAGCCTTCCCTGGCCAACAGGCCCTCTGGGAACAGTTCTGTGCTATTTCTGCCAGGGGATGCCAATTACCAGGTCATTTATACGAATGCCAACTTGGGCTCTCCGTCCCATCTCCTCATGCACATCCGCAGCCAGCAGCACCGCGTCCAAGCACTTCCATCCCCGGGTGTACCTTCCCTTGGGGAGAATTCAGAGAAACACTGCAATCCGTAGGTTAGCTCCACATAATGGAAAATGCTATAATTTGGAAACTGCATTTTTCCTCTTCCCTCACCACCATAGTTAACAGAATTGAGCGTGCAGGTCTGATGACCGCAGTATACGGAGACTGAAGGGGTGAGACGCTAACCTTTGCTCCCTCCGTCCTCCCTCCTCCATCACACAGGTGCTGAGCACACTTGGCACTTAAGGATCCAAGATGAAAGAGGCCAGAATTCATGGCCTCCCAGTAGGGGAGCAAGATAAGGGGATGTGGGTAGGGAGCCGTGGCTCAAACCTGtcctcccagcactttcggaggctgaggtgggcggatcactagaggtcaggagttcgagaccagcctggacaacatggtggaaccctgtctctactaaaaatacaaaaattaactgggcgtggtgatgggcgcctgtaatcccagctactcaggaggctgaggcaggagaatcacttgagtcagggaggtgaaggttgcagtaagctgagactgcagcactgcactttagcctgggccacaaagcgagaccatctcaaaaaataaaataaaataaaataaaataaaagtcaggtgcagtggctcatgcctttaatcccagcactttgggaggctaaggcaggtggatcactagaagtcaggagttcaagacctgcctggccaacatggtgaaaccccatgtccactaaaaatacaaaaattagccaggtgtggtggcatgcacctgtagtcccagctactcaggaggctgaggcaggagaatcacttgagtctgggaggcagaggctggagtgagctgagattgtaccatggcattctagcctgggtgacagagactctgtctttttttttttttttttttttgagacggagtctcgctctgtcgcccgggctggagtgcagtggccagttctcagctcactgcaagctccgcctcccgggtttatgccattctcctgcatcagcctccgagtagctgggactacaggcgccc from Rhinopithecus roxellana isolate Shanxi Qingling chromosome 6, ASM756505v1, whole genome shotgun sequence carries:
- the ORAI2 gene encoding protein orai-2 isoform X1, with protein sequence MTCLAPTMSAELNVPVDPSTPACPEPGHKGMDYRDWVRRSYLELVTSNHHSVQALSWRKLYLSRAKLKASSRTSALLSGFAMVAMVEVQLETQYQYPRPLLIAFSACTTVLVAVHLFALLISTCILPNVEAVSNIHNLNSISESPHERMHPYIELAWGFSTVLGILLFLAEVVLLCWIKFLPVDARRQPGPPPGPGSHTGWQAALVSTIIMVPVGLIFVVFTIHFYRSLVRHKTERHNREIEELHKLKVQLDGHERSLQVV
- the ORAI2 gene encoding protein orai-2 isoform X2, which encodes MSAELNVPVDPSTPACPEPGHKGMDYRDWVRRSYLELVTSNHHSVQALSWRKLYLSRAKLKASSRTSALLSGFAMVAMVEVQLETQYQYPRPLLIAFSACTTVLVAVHLFALLISTCILPNVEAVSNIHNLNSISESPHERMHPYIELAWGFSTVLGILLFLAEVVLLCWIKFLPVDARRQPGPPPGPGSHTGWQAALVSTIIMVPVGLIFVVFTIHFYRSLVRHKTERHNREIEELHKLKVQLDGHERSLQVV